ATGCGCTCGACGCCCCGAAGGCTCCCTCCGGCACCTCCAGAACGAGCTCGGTGCCGGGCCGGGTGACCGCGCCGTCCCGGACCACCAGCCCGTCGTCGGAGGAGCCGCCGCCCCCGCATCCGGCGAGAGCGGCCAGGGCCAGAAGGACGACGGCGGGGGGGAGACGGCGATGTCGCACGGCAACCTCTCGTGTCAGGTCGGGTAGGCTAGAGACTAGAAACTAGAAGAGACTAGAGCCTAGAGAAATTCCGGATGCCTCGGCCCGTTAGGCGGGCGGCCGCGCCCCAGAATCCGTGCCAATCTGTGTCCATCTGTGGCCCCCAGCTTCCCAGCGGGCCGCAGGCCCAGATTCTGCCACAGGGCGGCCGGCTTGGCGACCGTCGAGCGAAAAAACGGGGAGGCCCGTCAGGGCCTCCCCGTTCCACTTCGCGCTGTGCCGTTGCAGCTAATTGTGTCGGGCCGCCTCGCGGATCATGCGCTTGGCCTCCTGTTTGATCTCCACCAGGTCCTTCTTCATCTCGGCCAGGCCGTACCAGGTGACGTAGTCGGGGTTCATGTGGAACGCCCCCTGGAACGCCCGCATCCGGTGCTCCAGGAACATCACGTACAGGGTCTGCTCGATGGGGGTCCTGGCCTCGTAGAAGGTCAGCAGGTCCGGGTAGGCTGGTTTGCCGGGCTCGGGCTCGATGATGCCCCGCTTGTAGAGGTCGGCCACGATCTCGATGGCCTCGGCCATCAGCTTGTCGGCCTCCTTGATCATGGCGTCCGCGTTCTTGAGGTTGGTCTCCGCGTAGGACCGGCTGTGGCACTTGGTGCACACGTTGAGCATCCGGTCCCGCTCGGCCTGCCACTCCTCCTTGGTCAGCCGGGCCACCTTGCCGGCCTTCACCACGTCGAGGCGGGCCGTGGGCTTGCCGTCGGGGTCGAGCACGTGGAGGCCCTTGAGGATGGTGAGCCGGTAGTTCATCCACTCCTTGTCGTCCTCGGGCAGCCGCAGAGCCAGGAAGCCCCAGGCGGTCATCACCTTGTGGTTGCCGTTCTCCATGTGGCAGGTCTGGCACTTGGGAGCCCGGCCGGTGTCACCCTCGGTCAGGTAGATCACGCCGTGCTTCGAGCTGGACCACATCTCCCACTGGGGGTGGTCGAAGCCCATGTGGCAGGTGCGGCACGCCTCGGGCCGCTGGGCCTCGGCCTTGGAGAACTTGTGGCGGGTGTGGCACGAGTCGCACGGCGACCCGTACCGGGACTCGGCGCGGACCGACTCGTCCCGCACGCCCACCTTGTGGCAGCCGCCGCAGCCCTTGAGGCCCTGGATGTAGGCGTGGGGCTGGAACCCGGTCTTGGGCATGGCCGCCATGGCGATCCAGCCGGCGGCGTGCTTTCCGGCCATGTACTCGTCGTGCTTCTCCTGGTGGCACTGGGCGCAGGTCTTCTCGGTGGGCAGCTTCACCTTGGCTACGTCGTCGGCGCTCGTGTGCTCCGACCCGTGGCAGTTGGAGCAGTCGATCCCGGCCTTGCCCATCTCGCCCGACAGGAAGTCCTTGACGATGTTGGGCGTCACCTTCCGGTGACACTCCATACAGGCGCTCTCACCGGCCCAGGACGAGCCCGCTGCGAGCACCAGCGCGGCCGCGGCCGCGACCGCCACGGTGAGGTGAAAGCCGATTCGTTTCCCCATGTTCCCACTCCTCCTCGCCCGGACGTGGTTTCCGGCCGGCTCCTGTGGGGCCCCGCCGGGCTTCGGGGCCCCGCCGGCCAGCCCGGTGTCAACCCGGCGCCAAAACAGGCTCGTTTCTCCGAGGGCGGGGCAGGGGACCCGCGGTTCAGGGATCAGCGGACAGAAGAGAGAGGCAAACCGCACCCCCGGGTATCCTGTTCGCTGAATTCGGTCCACTGACACGGCCCCGCCCGGCTCTCCGGCAGGTCCCCCTCGGATCATGGGAGCAACTACGCCTATTTCGTTGCCGTTTTGACAATTGATGCGGGCTACAGGCTCCGTTCGGAAAGGATGTGTCCGTTTCGGCCGATGACCACCTCGCGGGCCGGAATCTGGGCCCCGGCCTCCTGGAGGGCCTGGGTCACCATGCCGGTGAGCCCTCCGCAGCAGGGCACCTCCATCCGCACGACGGTGACGGACTTCGGGTCGCCCTGCTCGAAGATCTGGATCAGCTTGCGAAAGTGGGCGCCGGGGTCGTCGAGCTTGGGGCAGGCCACGGCGATGGCACGGCCGGCGAGGAACCGATCGTGGAATCCTGCGAACGCGAACGGCACGCAGTCGGCGGTGATGAGCAGCTCGGCGTCCCGGAAGAACGGGGCGGTGGGGGGAAGCAGCCCGAGCTGCACCGGCCACTGGCCGAGCCGCGAGGGATGGTCGCCGGCCTGCGGGTCCGGAGCGGCGGCCTTGGCGGGCCGCATCTGGAGCACCCGGGCCGAGGGGCAGCCGGCGGGCTGGGGCTGGGCGGCCTTTCGTCCGAGCTGGGCCAGCCGCTTCTCCACGAGCTCCTCGTCGAACGGCTCGGCGTCCCGCTCCTCGATGATCAGGGCCCCCTCGGGGCAGTGGCCCAGGCAGGCGGCGAGCCCGTCGCACAGGGCCTCCTTCACGAGCACGGCCTTGCCGTTGCGGATCTCCAGCGCACCCTCGGCGCAGTTGGGCACGCACTCGCCGCAGCCGGTGCACTTGTCTTCGTCGATACGGATGATGGGTCGTTTCATGGGACTCTCCTATTGGGTCTGGTTTGCGCGGCCAAAGCATAGCGCGACCCGGGATGGACGCAATTGACCCGGATCAAGAATCGAAAGGTTGTTGATCACGACGGGTTGCCCGAGGCACTTGACGGACCGGGCCCCGCGGCTAGCTTGGAGCAGGGGGATAAGTGTGTTGAATTTCGAAGTGCCAGGTCACAATCCTTCGCCTTTAGGCGGAATTGCTTCAGCAGGTTTTTCTTTGTAGGGTTGGCGGACCAGCAAGGAGGTCCGCGATGGCAGAGTATCGAAGAGGGGCACACACAGTCCATGACATCAAGTATCACTTTGTATGGGTGACGAAATATCGATACAAGATTCTGAGAGGGGAGATAGCGGAGCGCGCGCGGGATATTATCCGGCAAATATGCATGGCGCGAGAGATCACGATACTGAAGGGCTATGTAAGTAAGGATCATGTTCATCTGTTTGTGTCAGCTCCTCCGAGCTTGTCGCCGGCTCGGATCATGCAGTATGTGAAGGGACGATCGTCAAAGATGTTGCAGCAAGAGTTTCCGTCTCTTCGGAAACGGTATTGGGGGCAGCACATTTGGGCTCGGGGCTACTTTTGTGCTTCGTCGGGCACGGTGACGGACGAGGTGATCAAAGCGTATATCGAGCAGCAGACTGTGCCGCCGGAGGACGACTTCAAGGTGTCCGACGAAGCACGGGCTTGAGCCGGCTTTAGCCGCACGACAGCGGCTTCAGCCGCAACCAGCGACTTTCAGTCGCAACAGAACCCACCGGCTTTAGCCGGTGGTCGTTCAGATCTCCGCGTACGGCCAGGGGCAAGGAGGAAGCCATGCGCCAGTATGTCATCTTGGGCACCGGGCCGGCCGGCACGGCCGCGGCCGAGGTGGTGCGGCAGGAGGACCCGAAGGCCCGGATCACCATGGTGAGCCGGGAGTTCACCCCCTTCTACCTCAAGCCGGCCCTTGCGGTGTTCGTGGCGGGCCAGGTGGATCGGGGTCGGCTGGTCCGGTCCGACACCCCCGTGCTGGAGGACCCGAACACCGAGGTGCGGGCGGGCGCCCGGGTGTACCGGGTGTTTCCCCACGAGTCCCGCGTGCTGCTGAGCGACGGCACCAGCCTGTACTTCGACCGCCTGCTGGTGGCCACGGGCGCCGTGTCGCGGATGGGGCGCCGGGCCACCGAGCTGCGCCACAAGGTCCACACCCTGAACTCGTTCGCCGACGCGGTGCGGATCGTGGGCACCGGGGTGGGCAAGGGCGACTGGGTCCTGGTGGAGGGCGAGGGGCACACCGGGCTCGAGGTGGTTCGCGCCTTCGCCATGCGGGGGTGTCGGGTGGTGTACCTCACCAACCACACCCGGTTCTGGCCGCCGGGCTCCCCGGTGGCCCGGGCCGACGTGCTCGAGAAGCTCCTGTCGGAGAAGGTGGAGGTCCTGTTCGACGAGACGGTGCTGGACATCCTCGACCGCAACGGCGACGGGTACCGGGTGGTCACCTCGACCCGGCGCGCCATCGACGTGGACCTGGTGTGCGAGGCCGGCGCCCTGGACCCGGCCGTGGGGTACCTGGAGGGCAGCGGGATGCTGGTGGACCGGGGGGTGGTGGTGGACCGGGAGCTGCGCACGAACTTCGACAACATCTTCGCGGCGGGCGACGTGGCCCGGGTGTTCGACAGCGAGAACGGGTGGACCCGGGGGAACTTCGGCTGGCAGAGCGCCTGGGAGCAGGGAAGGGTGGCCGGGTACAACCTCGTCCACGGCGGGGGCCGACGGGTGGGAGCCTCGGAGGCCCACTTCCGCAGGCTCACGGGCACGGCCCTGCTGGAGCGGTGGGGAGACTAGCGTAGGCGCCGGGGGAAGGGAGCCCCATGCCCCGGGTTTCGGTGGTGATCCCCACCCGCGACCGCCTCGGCCTCGTGGACGAGGCGGTCGCGAGCGTTCTGGCCCAGACGTTCCCCGACCTGGAGCTGGTGGTGGTGGACGACGGCAGCACCGACGGCACCGCCGAGCATCTGGCGCGGCGGTTCCCGGACCCCCGCCTCCGGGTGGTGGTCCAGGAGAACCGGGGGGCCAGCGCGGCCCGGAACCGGGGCGCGGCCGAGACCTCGGGCGAGTGGCTGGCGTTCCTGGACTCGGACGACCTGTGGCGGCCCGAGAAGCTGGAGCGGCAGCTGGCGGCGTTGGACGCCCATCCGGAGGTTCCGGCCGCGTATACCGAGGAGGTCTGGTACCGCCGGGGGCGGTGGGCCAACCCCCGGAAGATCCACGCCAAACACTCCGGCTGGATCTTCGAGCGGTGCCTGCCCCTGTGCATCATCAGCCCCTCGTCTGTGATTCTGCGGCGGGGGGTGTTCGAGGAGTTGGGCGGCTTTGACGAGAGCCTGCCGGCCTGCGAGGATTACGACCTCTGGCTCCGGCTGACCGCGAGCCACCCGGTGCTGCTGGTGCGCGAGCGGCTGATCGTCAAGCGAAACGGCCATCCGGGCCAGCTCTCCCAGGCCCACTTCGGGCTCGACCGGTTCCGGGTGCGGGCCCTGTGGAAGGTGGCCTACGACCCCGAGATGCCCGACGACCTGCGGGCCAAGGCCCTGGAGACCCTGGCGGCCAAGGCCCGGGTGGTGGCCCAGGGCGCCCGGAAGCGGGGCGCCCGGCAGCGGGCCGAGATCTTCGAACACTCCCGGAGGGAGGCGTTGGCGTGGTTGGGACGGATCGGATCGAAACCGTCGAGCTGAGCCGGCTGCGGGCCGAGCCGGACCGGTACTCGTTCTCGTGGCCGCCGGCGGACGAGCGGGCCCGGCTCGAGCACAGCCTGGCCCGGGCCGGGGTCCTGCGGCCCCTGTGGGCCCGGCCGGCAGGGGACGGGTTCATGGTCGTGGCGGGGGCCCGACGGCTGGCGGCCCTGCGGGCCCTGGGCGCGGCCGAGGCTCCGGTGCGGGTGACCGACGTCCGCGGCCCGGCGCTGTGGGACCGGCTGCTGGACGACCACGCGGACCACCGGCCGTGGAACCCGGTGGAGGTGGGCCTCTACCTCGTCCGGCGGCAGGCCGACACCGGCGAGGCCCTGGAGCGCCTGGCCGGGGAGGTGCTCCCCCGGCTCGGCCTGGCGCCGCGGGTCGGGGCCGCGGCGGGGCCTCTGTGGTTCGCGGGGCTGCCGCCCCGGCACCGGGACGCCGTGGCCGAGGGCCGGCTGCCCGCGGCGGCCGCCCGGGTGCTGGGTGACCTGCCTGCCGGCGAGGCCGTGGCGATCCTCGATTGGCTGGGCCGGTGGCGTCTGGGCGGAAACCGGTTCGCCGAGCTGGCCCGGCTGGCCCTGGAGTGCGCCTGGCGCCGGGGCCGGGACGTGGGCGCCTGGCTGCGGGACGAGGGGCTGGACCCGTGGGCCGGGGACCCCCAGGGCCTGCGGCAGGAGCTGCGGCGCCGGCGGTACCCGACCCTGACCGAGTGGGAGGGGCGGTTCGCCCGGGTGGCGGCCGAGCTCCGGCTGCCCGAGGGGGTTCGGGTGGAGGCCCCCCAGCACTTCGAGGGCGGCCGGCTGCGGTGCGTCGTGACGTTCGGCAGCCTCGCCGAGCTGAAGGGCCGGCTCGACCGGGTCTATCGTGCGGTCGAGGAGGGGGCGTGGGCGCCCCTCGCGGAGTTCCTGGGGTGAGGCCCCCGTTCGCCCGGGTGGTGGTGGACCGGGAGGTGGCCGACCTCCGGTTCACGCGGGAGTTCCTGGACCGGATCGGGTCGGCCGTGCCGGTCGAGATCGCGGCGCCGGGCTCGCCGGCGCCCCAGGGCCGAACCACGGTGCACCTGACCCGGGAGCCCGGCCGGTTCCTGAAGCCGTGCCCCTGCAGCCCCGGGGTGGTGCGGTGCGGGTACTGGGTGCTCTCCCCGGCGTTCCAGTGCCCGTTCGCCTGCGCCTACTGTTTTCTGCGGTTCTACGCCCCGGACGAGCCCCTGACCCTGTACGCGAACCTGGCCGACGCCGAGGCCGAGCTCCGGGACGCGCTGTCGCGGTGGGAGGGGCCTGTGCGGCTGGGCACGGGGGAGTTCGCCGACAGCCTGGCCCTCGACCCCTGGACCCGCCACGCTCGGTGGCTCCGGGACCTGGTGGCGCCCCACCCGCGGGTGCTCCTGGAGCTCAAGACCAAGAGCGACCGGATCGAGGGGGTGCTCGAGGACGGGCCCGCGCCGAACGTGGTGCTGGCCTGGTCGGTGAACCCGCCGGCTCGGATCCGCACGGACGAGCCGGGAACCGCGCCCCTCGGCCGGCGGCTGGCCGCGGCCGCCGACGCGGTGCGGGCCGGCTTTCGGGTCGCGTTCCATTTCGACCCGGTGATCCTCGAAGGGGAGTGGCGCGGGGAGTACGCCGGGGTGGTGGAGGCGATCTTCGACGCGGTGCCGCCGGAGCGGGTCGCCTGGATCAGCCTGGGCACCCTGCGGTTCCCCCGCCGGTTCTTGGAGCGTTGGGGGCCGGCGCTCCGGGGCCGAGCCGCGTTTTTCGGGGAGCAGGTGCCGGGGGAGGACGGGAAGCTCCGGTATTTCTGGCCCTTGCGCCGGGACGCCTACCGGTTCCTGGCCGGGGAGATCCGCCGCCGGGCCGGGCCGGACCTGCGGCTCTACCTCTGCATGGAGACCCCCGCCATGTGGCAGGCGGCGTTCGGCCAGGAGCCCGGGCTCGAAGGCGACGTGGAGCGCTGGCTCGCCGCCCCCCTCTGCACCGGCGGGGCCTCCCGCCTCCACAATCTATCGGCCACAGATTCACACGGATTCACACAGATGAACCAGAAGTAGGGGGGCTTCGACTTCACCAGCAGTCGGTTCCTCAGGGGGCGCGCCCCAACGGAAGGGATCCACCTCCACTCCAAAATCTGTGCCAATCTGTGTCCATCTGTGGCCCCCAGCCTCGTTTCATCGGCCACAGATTCACACGGATGAACACAGATGTGGGAAGAGCGGGGAGGCGACCACCGGTGGAACGGGGTGCCCGCGCCCCAAGATCCGTGGAGATCTGTGTTCATCTGTGGCTCCCAGCCTCCCTACCACCACCACGGCCGGGTGCCCACGGCCGGGTCGTACCAGGGGGGGTACCACAGCTCCTGCCGGGCGAAGGGGGTGCGGGCCATCTCCCGCCGGGTCCAGGCCCGCACCTCCGAGGCCGTCACCGCCAGGTATCTGCGCTTCGCCTCGCCCTCGGAGCGCTCCACCACGCCCGCGATCTCCCCCACCACCGTGACCGGCCGGCCGGGGGCGAAGAGCCGGCGGTCCAGGTCGGCTCCGCAGGTCACGAGGATCCGGCCGCGACCCAGCAGATCGAGCCGGGGCCGGTCCCAGCCGTCGATCGGCTTGTGGAGGAGCACGATCTCGGTCGTCCCGTTCTTCCTGTTCAGCTCCTGGACCACCCCGCCGATCACCACGAACCGGCCCACGCGGTTGGGCGCCTCGGCCAGCAGTTGCTCGTACCTCGGGGGGACCTCGTCGTCCGTGCGCAGGTCGAGCCGACCTGCGCACCCTGCCGCGCACACGGCCACCGCCACCACCGCGGCCAGCCTGCCCATCCGGGCCCGTGCTCCCATGGGGCCTCCTCCGGAAAAGGGGTGTGTTCCTCCGTATCGGTTCGCGCGCCCGCCGAGATGAGGGCGTGCGCTTGCCCCGCACCCCCTTTTCTCCTACCATCCGGGCGTTGCGCGGGCACGACGGGGGGGGCCCGCCCGCGCCCGTACCCGGGCTTTGGCGCGGTTCGAGAGCCGCCCCGCCGCCGAGCTGCCCAGCGAACGCGAAGCGTCCCAACGATTCACGCTTCACGGCACTTCCCACCCGAAGGAGGGGTCCCATGAGCATGCTCTACTCCGTCAGCCCCGACGGCGAGCGGTTCCCGCTGCCCGACACCGAGGACTACCAGACCGAGTTCGCCCGGCTCGAGCGCCTGGCGGCCGAGCAGCGGGCCCTGGGTCGGGAGGTCGTGGTGGTGGTGGGCGTGGGGTTCGTGGGCGCGGTCATGGCCGCGGTGGTGGCCGACGCCGAGGACGCCGAGGGCAACCCCACCAAGTTCGTGATCGGCATGCAGCGCCCGAGCGTGCGCAGCTACTGGAAGATCCCGCTCCTGAACCGGGGCCTGTCGCCGGTCAAGTCCGAGGACCCCAAGGTGGACGAGCTGATCCGCCGGTGCGTCCACGACAAGAAGACCCTCACCGCCACCTTCACCTACGACGCCCTGAAGCTGGCCGATGTGGTGGTGGTGGACGTCCAGTGCGACTACCTCAAGGAAGACCTGGGCAACGTGCGAAACGGCCGGGCCGATATGGCGGCCCTGGAGCAGTCCCTGGAGATCATCGCCCAGCACATCCGGCCCGATGCCCTGGTGCTGATCGAGACCACCGTGGCCCCGGGCACCACCGAGCAGGTGGCCTACCCGATCATGCGCAAGGTGTTCCGGCGGCGGGGCATCGAGTCCGACCCGCTGCTGGCCCACAGCTACGAGCGGGTCATGCCGGGCCGGCAGTACGTGGACTCGATCCGCAACTTCTGGCGGGTGTGCAGCGGCATCAACGACGAGGCCCGGGACCGGGTGGTGCGGTTCTTGAGCGACGTTCTCAACGTGGACGAGTACCCGCTGACCGTGCTCGACCGGCCCATCGAGTCCGAGACCGCCAAAATCGTGGAGAACAGCTTCCGGGCCACGATCCTGGCGTTCCTCCACGAGTGGAGCCTGTTCGCCGAGCGAAACGGCGTGGACCTGATCAAGGTGATCGAGGCGATCAAGGTGCGGCCCACCCACTCGAACATCA
This is a stretch of genomic DNA from Deferrisoma camini S3R1. It encodes these proteins:
- a CDS encoding multiheme c-type cytochrome, with the protein product MGKRIGFHLTVAVAAAAALVLAAGSSWAGESACMECHRKVTPNIVKDFLSGEMGKAGIDCSNCHGSEHTSADDVAKVKLPTEKTCAQCHQEKHDEYMAGKHAAGWIAMAAMPKTGFQPHAYIQGLKGCGGCHKVGVRDESVRAESRYGSPCDSCHTRHKFSKAEAQRPEACRTCHMGFDHPQWEMWSSSKHGVIYLTEGDTGRAPKCQTCHMENGNHKVMTAWGFLALRLPEDDKEWMNYRLTILKGLHVLDPDGKPTARLDVVKAGKVARLTKEEWQAERDRMLNVCTKCHSRSYAETNLKNADAMIKEADKLMAEAIEIVADLYKRGIIEPEPGKPAYPDLLTFYEARTPIEQTLYVMFLEHRMRAFQGAFHMNPDYVTWYGLAEMKKDLVEIKQEAKRMIREAARHN
- a CDS encoding ATP-binding protein; this translates as MKRPIIRIDEDKCTGCGECVPNCAEGALEIRNGKAVLVKEALCDGLAACLGHCPEGALIIEERDAEPFDEELVEKRLAQLGRKAAQPQPAGCPSARVLQMRPAKAAAPDPQAGDHPSRLGQWPVQLGLLPPTAPFFRDAELLITADCVPFAFAGFHDRFLAGRAIAVACPKLDDPGAHFRKLIQIFEQGDPKSVTVVRMEVPCCGGLTGMVTQALQEAGAQIPAREVVIGRNGHILSERSL
- the tnpA gene encoding IS200/IS605 family transposase, which produces MAEYRRGAHTVHDIKYHFVWVTKYRYKILRGEIAERARDIIRQICMAREITILKGYVSKDHVHLFVSAPPSLSPARIMQYVKGRSSKMLQQEFPSLRKRYWGQHIWARGYFCASSGTVTDEVIKAYIEQQTVPPEDDFKVSDEARA
- a CDS encoding NAD(P)/FAD-dependent oxidoreductase; amino-acid sequence: MRQYVILGTGPAGTAAAEVVRQEDPKARITMVSREFTPFYLKPALAVFVAGQVDRGRLVRSDTPVLEDPNTEVRAGARVYRVFPHESRVLLSDGTSLYFDRLLVATGAVSRMGRRATELRHKVHTLNSFADAVRIVGTGVGKGDWVLVEGEGHTGLEVVRAFAMRGCRVVYLTNHTRFWPPGSPVARADVLEKLLSEKVEVLFDETVLDILDRNGDGYRVVTSTRRAIDVDLVCEAGALDPAVGYLEGSGMLVDRGVVVDRELRTNFDNIFAAGDVARVFDSENGWTRGNFGWQSAWEQGRVAGYNLVHGGGRRVGASEAHFRRLTGTALLERWGD
- a CDS encoding glycosyltransferase family 2 protein, which produces MPRVSVVIPTRDRLGLVDEAVASVLAQTFPDLELVVVDDGSTDGTAEHLARRFPDPRLRVVVQENRGASAARNRGAAETSGEWLAFLDSDDLWRPEKLERQLAALDAHPEVPAAYTEEVWYRRGRWANPRKIHAKHSGWIFERCLPLCIISPSSVILRRGVFEELGGFDESLPACEDYDLWLRLTASHPVLLVRERLIVKRNGHPGQLSQAHFGLDRFRVRALWKVAYDPEMPDDLRAKALETLAAKARVVAQGARKRGARQRAEIFEHSRREALAWLGRIGSKPSS
- a CDS encoding ParB N-terminal domain-containing protein, with the translated sequence MVGTDRIETVELSRLRAEPDRYSFSWPPADERARLEHSLARAGVLRPLWARPAGDGFMVVAGARRLAALRALGAAEAPVRVTDVRGPALWDRLLDDHADHRPWNPVEVGLYLVRRQADTGEALERLAGEVLPRLGLAPRVGAAAGPLWFAGLPPRHRDAVAEGRLPAAAARVLGDLPAGEAVAILDWLGRWRLGGNRFAELARLALECAWRRGRDVGAWLRDEGLDPWAGDPQGLRQELRRRRYPTLTEWEGRFARVAAELRLPEGVRVEAPQHFEGGRLRCVVTFGSLAELKGRLDRVYRAVEEGAWAPLAEFLG
- a CDS encoding SPL family radical SAM protein yields the protein MRPPFARVVVDREVADLRFTREFLDRIGSAVPVEIAAPGSPAPQGRTTVHLTREPGRFLKPCPCSPGVVRCGYWVLSPAFQCPFACAYCFLRFYAPDEPLTLYANLADAEAELRDALSRWEGPVRLGTGEFADSLALDPWTRHARWLRDLVAPHPRVLLELKTKSDRIEGVLEDGPAPNVVLAWSVNPPARIRTDEPGTAPLGRRLAAAADAVRAGFRVAFHFDPVILEGEWRGEYAGVVEAIFDAVPPERVAWISLGTLRFPRRFLERWGPALRGRAAFFGEQVPGEDGKLRYFWPLRRDAYRFLAGEIRRRAGPDLRLYLCMETPAMWQAAFGQEPGLEGDVERWLAAPLCTGGASRLHNLSATDSHGFTQMNQK
- a CDS encoding Slp family lipoprotein produces the protein MGARARMGRLAAVVAVAVCAAGCAGRLDLRTDDEVPPRYEQLLAEAPNRVGRFVVIGGVVQELNRKNGTTEIVLLHKPIDGWDRPRLDLLGRGRILVTCGADLDRRLFAPGRPVTVVGEIAGVVERSEGEAKRRYLAVTASEVRAWTRREMARTPFARQELWYPPWYDPAVGTRPWWW
- a CDS encoding nucleotide sugar dehydrogenase, with protein sequence MSMLYSVSPDGERFPLPDTEDYQTEFARLERLAAEQRALGREVVVVVGVGFVGAVMAAVVADAEDAEGNPTKFVIGMQRPSVRSYWKIPLLNRGLSPVKSEDPKVDELIRRCVHDKKTLTATFTYDALKLADVVVVDVQCDYLKEDLGNVRNGRADMAALEQSLEIIAQHIRPDALVLIETTVAPGTTEQVAYPIMRKVFRRRGIESDPLLAHSYERVMPGRQYVDSIRNFWRVCSGINDEARDRVVRFLSDVLNVDEYPLTVLDRPIESETAKIVENSFRATILAFLHEWSLFAERNGVDLIKVIEAIKVRPTHSNIIFPGPGIGGYCLPKDGGLGVWAYHHIHGFEDDIFRITPLAIDINDTRALHASQLVRDALRNMGRPVAAAEVLVLGASYREDVGDTRYSGSELLVRRLAEMGAEPRVHDPYVDHWWEFEKQDEYPSPEYSWKRFFRNQEKLKELRVEKDLGQALAGADAVVFAVRHAPYLDLDPDEVVARTGQPVAVIDCFGILDDAKIRRYFELGCEVKGLGRGHVKRIKDEVRAGGLGG